In the genome of Deltaproteobacteria bacterium, the window GGTGGCGAGCATCGAGCCGCTCGTGCGCGCCTTCAAGAAGGTCAACCGCGCGGCCATGAAGAACTCCTTCACCAAGGGGAACACCATGTCCGAGCTTCGCGCCGTGGTGCTGCACACCAAGGCGGCCTCGGACACCGACGCGCAGGGACGTAACAAGTTCGTGATCGGGACCGGCAACCGCGACGAGGACGTGGAGACGGGCTTCTACACCCTCTTCGGGGACGGGGCCGTGCACTTCAGCCCGATCGGCAACCTCTCCAAGCGGCACGTCTTCCAGCTCGCGCGGTGGTTCGGCTTCATGGACATCGCGCGCAAGGAGCCCTGGGCGGGCCTCGAGGCGGGGCAGACGGCCTTCAAGGCGCTCGGCTATCACTACGCCCTCGCCGAGCTCGTGAACCGCGGCGTAGAGCAGGGCTTCACCGCCGAGGTCCTTGCGCGGCAGCCCCAGGTGCTGCGCCGGGCGGGCAAGGACCTGGGCGACTACCAGAGGCTCTTTGGCGCGCCGAAGTACGCGACGGTTCGCGAGCTCGTGGACGCCATCATCTGGCGCAAGGAGCATATCGCCAAGCCCAAGGGCGAGCTCGTTCGCCCCGAGGTGGCCGGCGTCACCCTGACCTATAGGTAGGATCGGACCGTGCGGCTCAGGCGTCTCACCCTCCTCGTCGCGCTGCTCCTTTGCAGCGGCTCGCCCGCCTGGGCCAAGCTCCCGGCGGGGGCCGACGCGACGGTGCTCGTCGAGGGGGACCCGCGTACGCGCTTTCGGGTGGCGGGCCTCGACCTCGCCTCCGGGCTGAAGCCCGGCACGCGCATCGCCCTGCTCGGGGCCTCCGTAGATCCCATCTCGCTCGCGCATCTGGTCCTCGCCGCGCTGCCGCTCGTCGATCCGGCGGTGCGCGCCCAGCTCGGCGTGGACCAGGTCTGGATCGTTCCCTCGCCGCCGCGACCGGACAAGGCCCAGCGCGTGCCGAACGGCCGGCGCTTCGCCTGGACGCGGCTCGCCGCGCGCTACCTGCGCAAGAAAGGCCTTCCGGTCTACGCCACCGACGTGGAGCTGAGGCTCGCGAAAGGCGGCTTTCGTGGCACCTATCAGCTCCTGAAGGCCCTCGAGCGGCGCTTCCCCGGGGTCGAGCTGAGCGTGATCGTGGGCGAGGACGTCTGGAACGACCTGCCCACGAGCAAGTGGCGCAACGGCCTCGGTGTGGTGCGCGAGCATTCGCTCTTCGTGGCCCTGCGGGGCGATCACGCGGACCCGAAGAAGGCCAAGGCGCGCGTGGTGAAGGAGGCGCTCGAGCGGCAGGCCCGGCAGGTGATCCTGCTCCCCGACGCCCAGGAACCGGGTCTGCGCGAGCGACTGACCCGGCTCCTGCCGCGGGGCTTCGACCTCAAGCTGCTGCCGACCCTCAGCAGCACTGCCCTGCGTGAGGCCTTCGCCCGTGGGGAGCGCTCGCCCGTCGGCGTGCTCCCCGCCGTGGCGAGAGCCATCCTGCGCGCTGGCTCCTACCGCTAGTCTGGCCAGGGCGAGGGCCGCCCGGCACCGGCCCATCTGCTGGAAATCCATGGGCCCGAGGCCGCGCCGGAGCGGCACGGATCCTGCTGTCTATCGTGGGCAGCATCCGAACCGTGTCCTCGGGAGAAGGCCCATGAAGGCTGCTCTGACCTCTGCATCGCTCTGGCTGGCCGCGCTCGCCGCGCTGCTGCCGTCGCCCGCCGTCGCGGCGCGCGAGCCGAAGCAGGGCTCGAACCGGGGCAAGCAGAGCTCGGTGGTCTCCATGCTCGGCGGCCGCTGTCCGACGAAGAACGGCGTCGTCGCGCTGCGCGAGCCGAAGCGCCACGGGAAGCGCGCGCTCCTCATCGTCGATCCCCAGAATGCCTTCATGCCCGGGGGCGCCCTCGCCGTGAAGCACGGGGACCGCATCGTCCCGGTGGCGAACCGCCTGATGGGGCTCTTCGACCTGGTGGTGGTCTCGCTCGACTGGCACCCGGCGAACCACGGCAGCTTCGTCACCCAGCACCCCGGCAAGCAGGTCTTCGACGTGATCGATCTGCACGGCATCCAGCAGGTCCTCTGGCCCAAGCACGCCCCGCGCGGTCGCAAAGGGTCGGACATCCACCCCGGGCTCGACCGGAAGCGCATCACGCACCTCGTGCTCAAGGGCAACGACAAGCGCGTGGACAGCTACAGCGCCTTCTACGACAACGGCCGGCGGAGCTCGACCGGGCTCGCCGCGTACCTGCGCTCGAAGGGGATCGAGGAGCTCTACGTGATGGGGCTCGCCACCGACTACTGCGTGAAGTTCACCGTGCTCGACGCGGTGAAGGAAGGGTTCACCACGCACGTGATCAAGGCCGGCTGCCGCGGTGTGAATGCGCGGCGGGGCGACAGTGGGCGCGCGGTGAAGGCCATGAAGAAGGCCGGCGCGAAGATCCTCGGTGATGCGGCGCTCGAGGCCCTCCTCGGCGGCGCTCCGCAGGCCGCCCGAGGGAAGCGAGGTCAGCCGTGAAGCGTACCGTTCGAAGCTCCCGCTTCTCCGTGCTCCTGGCCGCGCTCGCGCTCGTGCTCGCGCCCCTCGCTCCGGCGCAGGCGGCGCCCAAGCCCACGAACCCGACCACCGTGGGCCTCTACAAGAAGGGGGCGCTCGGGCTGCTCACCGACATGTACCAGCTCACCATGGGCTTCGGCTTCTGGAAGACGGGGCACGCCGACGACGAGGTGGTCTTCAACCTCTATTTCCGCAAGAACCCTTTCAAGGGGGGCTACGCCGTCGCCGCGGGTCTCGATACGGCGATCGATCTGGTGAAGAACTTCCGCATCACCGACAAGAACGTGGCCTACCTCTCCACGCTCAAGGGGAACGACGGCCGCCCGCTCTTCGACCGCGGCTACCTCCAGACCCTGCGCACCATGCGCTTCAACTGCGACATCGACGCTGTCCCCGAGGGGACGGTGGTCTTCCCGAACGAGCCGCTCCTGCGCATCCGGGGCCCGCTCCTGCAGGTGCAGCTCCTCGAGACCGTGCTGCTCAACATCCTCAACTTCCAGACGCTGATCGCCACCAAGGCCTCGCGCGTCGTGCAGTCCGCCAAGGGGGACCCGGTCCTCGACTTCGGCCTGCGGCGCGCGCAGGGCTTCGACGGGTCGCTCTCCGCCTCGCGCGCCTGCTACCTCGCGGGCGCGGCCGGCACCTCGAACGTCGCCGCCGGCGAGCTCTTCGGCATCCCCGTCAAGGGCACGCACGCGCACAGCTGGGTCATGTTCCATCCGACCGAGGTGGAGGCCTTCGAGAACTACTCCCGCGTGATGCCCAATAACTCGGTCTTCCTGGTCGACACCTACGACACGCTGAACGGGGTGAAGAACGCGATCACCGTGGCCAAGCGCCTGCGCAAGCGCGGGCACGAGGCCCTCGGCATTCGCCTCGATTCGGGAGACCTCGCGAAGCTGAGCAAGAAGAGCCGCACCATGCTGGACGAGGCGGGCTTCCCGCAGGCCTTCGTCTCGGCCTCGAACGACCTCGACGAGCATGAGATCGCCGCGCTCAAGAAGCGCGGGGCGAAGGTCAACGTCTGGGGTGTGGGCACGAAGATGATCACCGCCTTCGACCAGCCCGCGCTCGGCGGCGTCTACAAGCTCGCCGCCGTGCGCCGCCCCGACGGCACCTGGGAGCGCAAGATCAAGCTCTCCGAGACGCCCGAGAAGACCTCCACCCCCGGCATCCTGCAGGTGCGCCGCTTCATGAAGGACGGCAAGTTCCTCGGCGACATGATCTGGGACCTCCTGAGCCCGCCCAAGGACCAGGGCCGGATGGTGAGCTACGCCGATGCGAGCCGCGTGACCCGCTTTGCCGGCGCCACGCACCAGGACCTGCTCGTCCCCGTCTTCCGGCGGGGCAAGAACGCCGCGCGCTTCGTGATGCGGCAGCTCCCGCTCGAGCAGGAGCGCGCCTACTGCCGCACGCAGCTCGAGGCGCTCCGCCCCGGGGTGAAGCGCCTGACCAAGCCGACCCCGTACAAGGTGGGCATGGAGCTCGGCCTGAATCAGGTGCGGCAGGAGCTCATGGCCAACGCGCGGTCCACGCAGGGTGCGAGCAGCCCGCGCACGCCGCGTCGCGTGAAGTAGTCTACGGCCCGCAGGTGAGCAGGAACGGCCTCTGCGCGCCGCCCATCGTTCCCATGCCGACGATGTGCCCTTTCTTGTTGATGGCGAGGGCACGGAC includes:
- the nadE gene encoding NAD(+) synthase gives rise to the protein MRRTRCTTSIVAGLLAATLFAALPAGATKRTGKQPTDRILLPRVSSERAVREIGQAIVRKVLAMGKSGVVLGLSGGSDSTVVAGITKRAFDAYNRQNPDKPQLEVVGMILPSKTNTAQDTADGVLVAKTLGIRYEVASIEPLVRAFKKVNRAAMKNSFTKGNTMSELRAVVLHTKAASDTDAQGRNKFVIGTGNRDEDVETGFYTLFGDGAVHFSPIGNLSKRHVFQLARWFGFMDIARKEPWAGLEAGQTAFKALGYHYALAELVNRGVEQGFTAEVLARQPQVLRRAGKDLGDYQRLFGAPKYATVRELVDAIIWRKEHIAKPKGELVRPEVAGVTLTYR
- the pncA gene encoding bifunctional nicotinamidase/pyrazinamidase, with the protein product MLGGRCPTKNGVVALREPKRHGKRALLIVDPQNAFMPGGALAVKHGDRIVPVANRLMGLFDLVVVSLDWHPANHGSFVTQHPGKQVFDVIDLHGIQQVLWPKHAPRGRKGSDIHPGLDRKRITHLVLKGNDKRVDSYSAFYDNGRRSSTGLAAYLRSKGIEELYVMGLATDYCVKFTVLDAVKEGFTTHVIKAGCRGVNARRGDSGRAVKAMKKAGAKILGDAALEALLGGAPQAARGKRGQP
- a CDS encoding nicotinate phosphoribosyltransferase gives rise to the protein MYQLTMGFGFWKTGHADDEVVFNLYFRKNPFKGGYAVAAGLDTAIDLVKNFRITDKNVAYLSTLKGNDGRPLFDRGYLQTLRTMRFNCDIDAVPEGTVVFPNEPLLRIRGPLLQVQLLETVLLNILNFQTLIATKASRVVQSAKGDPVLDFGLRRAQGFDGSLSASRACYLAGAAGTSNVAAGELFGIPVKGTHAHSWVMFHPTEVEAFENYSRVMPNNSVFLVDTYDTLNGVKNAITVAKRLRKRGHEALGIRLDSGDLAKLSKKSRTMLDEAGFPQAFVSASNDLDEHEIAALKKRGAKVNVWGVGTKMITAFDQPALGGVYKLAAVRRPDGTWERKIKLSETPEKTSTPGILQVRRFMKDGKFLGDMIWDLLSPPKDQGRMVSYADASRVTRFAGATHQDLLVPVFRRGKNAARFVMRQLPLEQERAYCRTQLEALRPGVKRLTKPTPYKVGMELGLNQVRQELMANARSTQGASSPRTPRRVK